The Corylus avellana chromosome ca8, CavTom2PMs-1.0 genome has a segment encoding these proteins:
- the LOC132190071 gene encoding EG45-like domain containing protein isoform X1 has product MCFLAGISKGSTPQLFSLCLCLLLLARLSCADIGTASQYTDPYLPTACHGSNEAQFQSSELFGSAGEAIWDNGEACGRLYSVQCISASDPNTCIPDQIIHVRIVDRSLTSVSRPSREDAALVLSTTAFGIIANSSATFITIQFIRSVSLSLSLSLSLLFVKIFLVQSDCSMLYFTKRERCVVSM; this is encoded by the exons ATGTGTTTTTTGGCTGGGATTTCTAAAGGATCTACTCCTCAGCTCTTCTCTCTATGCCTCTGTCTACTGCTCCTCGCTCGTCTCTCGTGTGCAGATATTGGCACAGCTTCCCAATACACAGACCCATATTTAC CCACTGCCTGTCATGGAAGCAATGAGGCGCAGTTTCAGTCGAGCGAACTGTTTGGATCGGCCGGCGAGGCGATATGGGACAACGGTGAAGCCTGCGGGAGACTATATTCGGTGCAGTGCATAAGCGCTTCTGATCCCAACACTTGTATTCCAGACCAGATCATTCATGTAAGGATTGTTGATCGCTCACTTACTTCGGTCTCTAGGCCTTCCAGGGAAGATGCTGCCCTGGTTCTTTCCACAACTGCATTTGGGATCATCGCCAACTCCTCTGCTACGTTTATTACCATACAATTCATCCggtcagtctctctctctctctctctctctctctctctcctgtttGTCAAAATCTTTTTGGTACAATCCGATTGTTCAATGCTATATTtcacaaaaagagaaagatgtgTTGTGTCCATGTGA
- the LOC132190071 gene encoding EG45-like domain containing protein isoform X2: MCFLAGISKGSTPQLFSLCLCLLLLARLSCADIGTASQYTDPYLPTACHGSNEAQFQSSELFGSAGEAIWDNGEACGRLYSVQCISASDPNTCIPDQIIHVRIVDRSLTSVSRPSREDAALVLSTTAFGIIANSSATFITIQFIRA, from the exons ATGTGTTTTTTGGCTGGGATTTCTAAAGGATCTACTCCTCAGCTCTTCTCTCTATGCCTCTGTCTACTGCTCCTCGCTCGTCTCTCGTGTGCAGATATTGGCACAGCTTCCCAATACACAGACCCATATTTAC CCACTGCCTGTCATGGAAGCAATGAGGCGCAGTTTCAGTCGAGCGAACTGTTTGGATCGGCCGGCGAGGCGATATGGGACAACGGTGAAGCCTGCGGGAGACTATATTCGGTGCAGTGCATAAGCGCTTCTGATCCCAACACTTGTATTCCAGACCAGATCATTCATGTAAGGATTGTTGATCGCTCACTTACTTCGGTCTCTAGGCCTTCCAGGGAAGATGCTGCCCTGGTTCTTTCCACAACTGCATTTGGGATCATCGCCAACTCCTCTGCTACGTTTATTACCATACAATTCATCCg GGCTTGA